One region of Chryseobacterium muglaense genomic DNA includes:
- a CDS encoding polysaccharide deacetylase family protein: protein MKKTFAEKSVGKTFLRMITVMTVTSTLFTACNQKTEVKETEKVLSKLPPVAKVPQIDDENVPTDKRVIYLTFDDGPNRGTENLLKILHKRNISATAFLVGKHATDSKKQKENLEIMRTDRLIELANHSYTHAHNKYSDFYKNPEAVVNDFNIAKDSLKLPGKIARTPGRNIWRLNNINVTDIKSSTEAANRLKTAGYKVIGWDLEWKPTNKMTLKGNHEAMLKKVDSIFFNDLEKTSRHLVLLTHDQYLNDSDSINELDLFIEKLQKSNRFVFRKVSAYPKINEMLN, encoded by the coding sequence ATGAAAAAAACTTTTGCGGAAAAGTCTGTAGGCAAGACTTTTCTAAGGATGATTACAGTGATGACTGTAACGTCAACCCTATTTACAGCTTGCAATCAGAAAACTGAAGTAAAAGAAACAGAGAAAGTACTTTCGAAGCTGCCTCCCGTCGCAAAAGTTCCTCAAATAGATGATGAAAATGTACCTACAGATAAAAGAGTAATTTACCTTACTTTCGACGACGGACCCAATCGCGGCACCGAAAATCTTTTGAAAATATTACACAAAAGAAATATATCTGCGACCGCTTTTCTTGTGGGAAAACATGCAACAGACAGTAAAAAACAGAAAGAAAATCTCGAAATAATGAGAACTGACCGTTTGATCGAGCTTGCTAATCACAGTTATACTCATGCTCACAACAAATATTCAGATTTCTACAAAAACCCGGAAGCAGTGGTTAATGATTTTAATATTGCCAAAGACAGTTTAAAATTACCGGGAAAAATAGCAAGAACGCCAGGAAGAAATATCTGGAGGCTCAATAATATCAATGTTACCGATATTAAAAGCTCGACTGAGGCCGCAAACAGATTAAAAACTGCAGGTTATAAAGTAATCGGATGGGATTTGGAATGGAAACCTACCAATAAAATGACTTTAAAAGGAAATCACGAAGCAATGCTAAAAAAAGTAGATAGTATTTTCTTTAATGACCTTGAGAAGACATCAAGACATTTGGTTTTGCTTACCCATGATCAGTATCTTAACGATTCGGATTCTATTAATGAGCTCGATTTATTTATAGAAAAATTACAGAAATCAAATCGATTTGTTTTCAGAAAAGTTTCGGCATATCCTAAAATCAATGAGATGTTGAATTAA
- a CDS encoding Crp/Fnr family transcriptional regulator, translating to MLRTNQPFLNYLEILFHNQEHKGNIILESFEKDEKLLTQGEVSDKIMLIRSGITKCFFTEKSNEEYIVEFLGKGEILGEIEMMKNVPCICSIESITEVTVFTITIPYFQSLIKSDLNLNNLLLDVFAERIANTSNRSSYQQLHATEHTLSQLLDLKAKEMKISKEDMASYLGTTVKSLTKAINNHEKKKTV from the coding sequence ATGTTAAGAACGAACCAACCATTTCTAAATTATCTTGAGATACTTTTCCATAACCAGGAACATAAAGGAAATATTATTTTAGAATCCTTCGAAAAAGACGAAAAATTATTGACGCAAGGCGAAGTTTCCGATAAAATAATGCTTATCAGAAGTGGAATTACCAAATGCTTTTTTACTGAAAAAAGTAATGAAGAATATATTGTTGAGTTTTTAGGAAAGGGAGAAATTCTTGGGGAGATCGAAATGATGAAAAATGTTCCTTGTATCTGCAGTATCGAATCGATAACTGAGGTTACCGTTTTTACTATAACGATTCCGTATTTCCAGTCATTGATCAAAAGTGATCTAAATTTAAACAATTTACTGTTAGATGTTTTTGCAGAACGTATTGCGAACACTTCAAACAGATCGTCTTATCAGCAACTTCATGCTACAGAACATACGCTGTCTCAGCTTTTAGATCTTAAAGCTAAAGAAATGAAAATTTCAAAAGAAGACATGGCATCTTATTTGGGAACAACTGTAAAAAGTCTTACCAAAGCCATAAATAATCATGAAAAGAAAAAGACGGTGTAA
- a CDS encoding sigma-54-dependent transcriptional regulator: protein MQKILIVEDEKAISGVLHSILSDELPDYEFVIADDGLEGYKQIEKEDFALVISDIKMPKLSGTELLKQSLALKPETTFIMISGHADIDSAVSCLKDGAYDFISKPIDINRLITSVKNALVKETLKKENKNLQTENKTLKKKVNKKYQMIGESAALKKIQEMIEKVAVSDARVLITGPNGAGKELVAHAIHNLSERSRGPMIEVNCAAIPSELIESELFGHVKGSFTGAIKDKQGKFEQANGGTIFLDEIGDMSLIAQAKVLRALQESKVSPVGSDKEIKVDVRVLAATNKNMQTEIEAGRFREDLYHRLSVIEIYVPPLDDRKEDISLLVSHFSGMIADEHGTALKKFDDSAIDALKALSWTGNIRELRNVVERLIILGGTTVSEEDVANFVRK, encoded by the coding sequence ATGCAAAAAATCCTTATTGTAGAAGACGAAAAAGCAATCTCCGGTGTACTTCACAGTATTCTTTCGGATGAATTACCTGACTATGAATTTGTCATTGCCGATGACGGTTTAGAAGGCTATAAACAAATAGAGAAGGAAGATTTCGCATTGGTGATTTCAGACATCAAAATGCCAAAACTTTCAGGAACTGAGCTTTTAAAGCAAAGTTTAGCTCTAAAGCCCGAGACTACTTTTATTATGATTTCCGGGCATGCCGATATTGATTCTGCGGTTTCTTGCTTAAAGGACGGTGCATACGATTTTATTTCTAAACCAATTGATATCAATAGATTAATTACGAGTGTGAAAAACGCTTTGGTGAAAGAAACATTAAAGAAAGAAAATAAAAATCTTCAGACCGAAAATAAAACCCTGAAAAAGAAAGTCAACAAAAAGTACCAAATGATTGGTGAATCTGCTGCTTTGAAGAAAATTCAGGAAATGATTGAAAAAGTAGCTGTTTCTGATGCGAGAGTTTTGATTACCGGACCCAACGGAGCAGGAAAAGAATTGGTAGCTCATGCTATTCACAATTTAAGTGAAAGATCAAGAGGGCCAATGATTGAAGTAAACTGTGCGGCAATACCTTCTGAATTAATTGAATCTGAACTTTTTGGTCATGTAAAAGGATCATTTACAGGAGCTATTAAAGATAAGCAGGGAAAATTTGAACAAGCTAACGGTGGAACTATTTTCTTAGATGAAATTGGTGATATGAGCCTTATTGCTCAAGCAAAAGTTTTGAGAGCGCTGCAGGAAAGCAAAGTTTCTCCGGTGGGAAGTGACAAAGAAATCAAAGTTGATGTAAGAGTTTTGGCTGCAACCAATAAAAATATGCAGACAGAGATTGAGGCTGGAAGATTCAGAGAAGATTTGTATCACAGACTTTCTGTAATTGAAATCTACGTTCCTCCTTTGGATGACAGAAAAGAAGATATCAGCCTTTTGGTAAGTCACTTCTCAGGAATGATTGCTGATGAACACGGTACTGCATTGAAAAAATTTGATGACTCTGCGATTGATGCATTAAAAGCCCTTTCATGGACTGGAAACATCAGAGAACTGAGGAATGTTGTGGAAAGATTAATTATTCTTGGAGGAACTACTGTTTCTGAAGAGGATGTTGCAAATTTTGTAAGAAAATAA
- a CDS encoding GLPGLI family protein produces the protein MKNYTFIFLLTFSLYSSQIQRFTYEYNFITDSTNRAGIKKEIMLLDIKSSGSNYYSYDVFVTDSIISAELEKQGDSETPWGAIKPNSNFKGSIRSKVSKEYPDYKTYLHTSLSSDFYKIEETDKPVWKIHSEKMKIGSYSSQKATTKYLGRQWTAWFCTDLPFQDGPYKFYGLPGLIVKLEDKAQTHVMTLVGNKTVKEAVIQKKNENHAFGPQNEIAVNNQQFIKLWQEHVRDPNKITRQKMLALGNDAQGNSNFSFMDATGKKLDPNEAMRNNEKQFRENLKKSNNRLDLDLYRY, from the coding sequence ATGAAAAATTACACTTTTATATTTTTGTTAACATTTTCTTTATATTCTTCACAAATCCAACGCTTTACCTATGAGTACAATTTTATTACAGACTCAACGAATAGAGCTGGTATAAAAAAAGAAATAATGCTTTTAGACATCAAAAGTAGCGGTTCTAATTATTACAGTTACGATGTTTTTGTGACAGATTCTATAATAAGTGCCGAATTGGAAAAGCAGGGAGATTCTGAAACTCCATGGGGAGCTATAAAACCAAATAGTAACTTTAAGGGAAGTATCCGAAGTAAAGTCAGTAAGGAATATCCCGATTACAAAACTTATTTGCACACTTCTTTGAGTTCAGATTTTTATAAAATAGAGGAAACCGATAAACCCGTTTGGAAAATACATTCTGAAAAGATGAAAATCGGAAGTTATTCATCTCAAAAAGCAACCACTAAATATTTAGGAAGACAATGGACAGCTTGGTTTTGTACAGATTTACCTTTTCAAGATGGTCCATATAAGTTTTATGGTTTGCCCGGGTTAATTGTAAAATTGGAAGATAAAGCCCAGACTCATGTCATGACTCTGGTTGGAAATAAAACGGTTAAAGAAGCTGTAATTCAGAAAAAAAATGAAAATCATGCTTTTGGTCCGCAAAACGAAATTGCTGTAAATAATCAACAGTTTATCAAACTTTGGCAAGAGCATGTACGTGATCCAAATAAAATAACGAGACAAAAAATGCTAGCTTTAGGTAATGACGCACAAGGAAATTCTAATTTTAGCTTTATGGATGCAACAGGAAAAAAACTAGATCCCAATGAAGCAATGAGAAATAATGAAAAACAATTTAGAGAAAATTTAAAGAAAAGCAATAATAGATTAGATCTTGATCTTTATAGATATTAA
- a CDS encoding helix-turn-helix domain-containing protein, with amino-acid sequence MKIFIKNMVCGRCISAVSTIFEEFSIKTTQISLGEVETLDEISKNNIQLIENRLKEIGFERIKDAMHQLVDKIKNLIIIKIGKLDIDEDFLLSKYLSSELHKDYSTLSKTFSQNENITVEQFFILQKIEKVKELLLYNEFNLTEIAGKLGYKSVQHLSSQFRSTTGFTPTEFKKLKVHDRKPLDKV; translated from the coding sequence ATGAAAATTTTCATAAAAAATATGGTTTGTGGCAGGTGTATCTCTGCAGTATCGACCATTTTTGAAGAGTTTAGTATAAAAACAACCCAAATCTCTTTAGGTGAAGTAGAAACTTTGGATGAAATTTCAAAAAATAACATCCAATTGATCGAAAATCGCCTAAAAGAAATAGGTTTTGAAAGAATAAAAGATGCAATGCATCAGTTGGTCGATAAAATTAAAAACCTGATCATTATTAAAATTGGAAAACTTGATATTGATGAAGACTTTTTGCTGTCAAAATATTTAAGTTCCGAACTTCATAAAGACTACAGTACACTATCGAAAACTTTCTCACAAAACGAAAATATTACTGTTGAACAGTTTTTTATTCTTCAAAAAATTGAAAAAGTAAAAGAACTCCTTCTTTATAATGAATTTAACTTAACCGAAATTGCCGGAAAATTAGGTTACAAAAGTGTGCAGCATTTGTCATCACAATTTAGAAGCACTACAGGATTCACACCTACTGAATTTAAAAAACTGAAAGTTCATGATAGGAAACCACTTGATAAGGTGTGA
- a CDS encoding YggS family pyridoxal phosphate-dependent enzyme, with amino-acid sequence MSIEENYRDIKSRLPENVQLVAVSKTHPVSSIQEVYGLGQKVFGENKVQELVEKHPLLPKDIQWHIIGHLQTNKVKYIAEFVDTIQSVDSEKLLKEINKEAGKHNRKIKVLLQVKIAEEDTKFGLEISEAKDLFQKFVNGEFENIEITGLMGMATFTEDENQIKKEFSVLKNLFDELSQTKKLETLSMGMSDDFPIAIESGANSVRVGSAIFGRRDYSK; translated from the coding sequence ATGAGTATTGAGGAAAATTACAGAGATATAAAAAGCCGTCTTCCGGAGAATGTACAATTGGTAGCCGTTTCAAAAACGCATCCCGTTTCTTCTATTCAGGAAGTGTATGGTTTGGGACAAAAAGTTTTTGGAGAAAATAAGGTTCAGGAATTAGTTGAAAAACACCCTCTCCTTCCGAAAGATATTCAATGGCATATCATCGGACATCTTCAGACCAATAAAGTAAAATATATTGCAGAGTTTGTTGATACCATTCAAAGTGTAGATTCTGAAAAACTTTTGAAGGAAATTAATAAAGAAGCCGGAAAACACAATCGAAAAATCAAAGTTTTACTTCAGGTAAAAATTGCTGAAGAAGACACGAAATTTGGCCTTGAGATTTCAGAAGCTAAAGATTTATTTCAAAAATTCGTTAACGGAGAATTTGAAAATATCGAAATTACAGGTTTGATGGGTATGGCAACTTTTACTGAGGATGAAAATCAAATAAAAAAAGAGTTTTCAGTTCTAAAAAACCTATTTGATGAGCTAAGTCAAACTAAAAAATTAGAAACTTTATCAATGGGAATGAGTGACGATTTCCCTATTGCCATTGAAAGCGGCGCTAATTCTGTTCGCGTTGGTTCTGCAATTTTTGGAAGAAGAGATTATTCAAAATAG
- a CDS encoding GNAT family N-acetyltransferase produces the protein MKKIVETDRLLLREFEISDAENFYELNLNPNVIKYTGNSAFKNIDEAKAFLENYSDYQRNGFGRWAVINKSTQQFIGWCGLKYDDKLDETDIGFRFFEHFWNWGFATESAKTCIDYGFEKLNLKIIVGRAMRENTASIKVLEKIGLQYEKGFDFDGQEGVIYTIKNKMIR, from the coding sequence ATGAAAAAAATAGTAGAAACCGACCGTCTTTTGCTTAGAGAATTTGAAATCAGCGATGCAGAAAATTTTTATGAATTAAATTTAAATCCAAACGTTATAAAATATACCGGAAATTCTGCTTTTAAAAATATTGATGAAGCTAAAGCCTTTTTGGAAAATTATTCAGATTACCAAAGAAACGGTTTTGGAAGATGGGCAGTTATCAATAAATCTACTCAACAATTTATCGGTTGGTGCGGATTAAAATATGATGATAAATTAGATGAAACAGATATTGGTTTCCGTTTTTTTGAGCATTTTTGGAACTGGGGATTTGCTACCGAAAGTGCTAAAACCTGCATCGATTACGGTTTTGAAAAATTAAATTTAAAAATAATTGTAGGAAGAGCGATGAGAGAAAATACAGCATCTATAAAAGTTTTAGAAAAAATCGGACTTCAATATGAAAAAGGCTTCGATTTTGATGGGCAAGAAGGGGTAATTTATACAATTAAAAATAAAATGATAAGATAA
- a CDS encoding GNAT family N-acetyltransferase — protein MENIVIEKIKIDDIEKLQRIAKKTFFETFSPYNSAENMEKYLNEKFSEEKLLSELKNKDSEFFFAMYLGDVVGYLKVNSRDAQTELQDKNSLEIERIYVSKDFHGKKVGQILYDKALEIAQNKNLQYVWLGVWEENQRAVQFYKKNGFVEFDKHIFKFGDEEQTDLMMRKEL, from the coding sequence ATGGAAAATATAGTCATTGAAAAAATTAAGATCGACGATATTGAAAAGCTTCAGCGCATCGCGAAAAAGACTTTTTTCGAAACCTTTTCGCCCTACAACAGTGCAGAAAATATGGAAAAATATCTTAACGAGAAATTTTCTGAAGAAAAATTGCTGTCAGAACTTAAAAATAAAGATTCTGAATTTTTCTTTGCTATGTATCTTGGTGACGTTGTCGGCTATTTAAAAGTCAACTCAAGAGATGCACAAACAGAATTGCAGGATAAAAATTCGCTCGAAATTGAAAGAATCTATGTTTCAAAAGATTTTCATGGCAAAAAAGTTGGACAAATTTTATACGACAAAGCATTAGAAATTGCACAAAATAAAAACCTGCAATATGTTTGGCTAGGTGTTTGGGAAGAAAACCAAAGAGCTGTTCAGTTTTATAAAAAGAATGGTTTTGTTGAATTTGATAAACACATTTTTAAATTTGGAGATGAGGAGCAAACTGATTTGATGATGAGGAAAGAGTTGTAA
- a CDS encoding heavy metal translocating P-type ATPase has protein sequence MYQQYKILGMTCSGCQKKISEKLNSVNGISADVNLETSSVDINSDAEINLDELNKALSEIGNYKLEDPNKPENTFVKPQDRVSPSSVYYCPMECEGDKVYFQQGKRCPDCNMYLVPIEEKLAKDPNHKPTYSSTNLPENFKNHIGSFYCPMFCEGDKVYHEKADCPVCHMHLDEITEDLVKNSVSNSHSHHHNHQQHETPKVTDDMAGKYYCPMFCEGEKTYDSNVGCPVCGMDLVKYPEKGEEETDDTYLILKRKFIISLAFTIPVFILSMGGMLIDFPFSHNLQGIFELILTLPVLFYSGWFIMKRGWVSFKTWNLNMFSLIALGVAAAFIFSIVALVFPDLLPHEVRGHNQKAPLYFEAVSVIMTLVILGQLMEALAHKKTGNAIKELMNLSPDEANLMVNNEEKRVPLSEVKIGDILKVKPGEKIPVDGKIIEGNSVVDESMITGEPIPVEKNMDDSVTSGTINGNQAFLMKAEKVGDETLLSKIIKMVNDASRSRAPIQKLTDKVAKVFVPTVIAVAVITFILWQIFGPEGQKTLFAFINAVAVLIVACPCALGLATPMSLMVGIGKGAKNGILIKNAEALELMHKVNVLITDKTGTLTEGKPSLEHIETVNNSSENIILKLAYSLNQNSEHPLSSAVIKKAKADHISAEKVEKFENISGKGVKGIINGKTVYLGNENLLVSNGIQIPENLKLKAKEVQSKAHTLSYIAQENEALGFVSFSDKIKESSRKAVQHLMNEGIEVIMMTGDNENTAKAVADELGIKNYKASCLPEDKLNEVKKLQEQGKIVAMTGDGINDSPALAQSNVGIAMGTGTDVAIETAEITLLKGDILGIVKAKILSEKLLRNIKENLFFAFIYNVLGIPVAAGLLYPFFGILLSPMIAAAAMSLSSLSVILNSLRLNSVDLEIK, from the coding sequence ATGTATCAACAATATAAAATTTTAGGGATGACCTGTTCTGGTTGTCAGAAAAAGATTTCAGAAAAACTGAACAGTGTAAACGGAATTTCAGCTGATGTCAATCTTGAAACCAGTTCTGTTGACATTAATTCCGATGCAGAAATCAATTTGGACGAATTAAACAAAGCACTTTCAGAAATTGGAAATTATAAATTAGAAGATCCAAACAAACCCGAAAATACTTTTGTAAAACCTCAAGACCGGGTTTCGCCTTCTTCCGTTTATTATTGCCCGATGGAATGTGAGGGTGATAAAGTATATTTTCAACAGGGAAAAAGGTGTCCCGATTGCAATATGTATTTGGTTCCGATTGAGGAAAAGTTAGCAAAAGACCCTAATCATAAGCCCACCTATTCTTCTACCAACTTACCCGAAAACTTCAAAAACCATATTGGAAGCTTTTATTGTCCAATGTTTTGCGAAGGCGATAAAGTGTATCACGAAAAAGCAGACTGCCCGGTTTGTCATATGCATTTGGACGAAATTACAGAAGATTTGGTTAAAAATTCTGTTTCAAATTCCCACTCACACCACCACAATCATCAACAGCATGAAACTCCAAAAGTTACAGACGATATGGCTGGAAAGTATTACTGTCCGATGTTTTGTGAAGGAGAAAAAACTTATGACAGCAATGTTGGGTGCCCCGTTTGCGGAATGGATTTGGTAAAATACCCTGAAAAAGGTGAAGAAGAAACTGATGATACCTATCTTATTTTAAAGAGAAAATTTATTATTTCTTTAGCTTTCACAATTCCTGTATTTATTCTTTCAATGGGCGGAATGTTGATTGATTTTCCTTTTTCTCATAATCTTCAGGGAATTTTTGAATTAATTTTAACACTTCCTGTTTTATTTTATTCCGGATGGTTTATTATGAAAAGAGGTTGGGTTTCATTTAAAACATGGAATCTGAATATGTTCAGTTTAATTGCCTTAGGTGTTGCTGCAGCGTTTATTTTCAGCATTGTCGCTTTAGTTTTTCCGGATCTGCTTCCACACGAAGTAAGAGGTCACAATCAAAAAGCGCCTTTATATTTCGAAGCAGTTTCTGTGATTATGACTTTGGTAATTTTAGGTCAGTTGATGGAAGCTTTAGCACATAAAAAAACAGGAAACGCCATCAAAGAGCTGATGAATCTTTCTCCTGATGAGGCTAATTTAATGGTAAATAATGAAGAAAAAAGAGTTCCGCTTTCAGAAGTGAAAATTGGGGATATACTAAAAGTAAAACCAGGCGAAAAAATTCCTGTTGACGGGAAAATAATCGAAGGGAATTCTGTAGTTGACGAAAGTATGATCACTGGAGAACCTATTCCTGTTGAGAAAAATATGGATGACTCCGTAACTTCAGGAACGATTAACGGAAATCAGGCTTTTCTGATGAAAGCCGAAAAAGTAGGCGACGAAACTTTGCTTTCAAAGATTATAAAAATGGTGAATGACGCAAGCAGAAGCCGTGCTCCAATCCAAAAACTAACTGATAAAGTGGCTAAAGTTTTTGTTCCAACCGTCATTGCTGTGGCTGTTATTACTTTTATTTTATGGCAGATTTTCGGTCCTGAAGGTCAGAAAACATTATTTGCTTTTATTAATGCCGTTGCCGTTCTTATTGTAGCTTGTCCGTGTGCTTTAGGTTTGGCTACTCCGATGTCTTTGATGGTTGGGATTGGTAAAGGTGCCAAAAACGGAATTCTTATAAAAAATGCCGAAGCTCTCGAATTAATGCACAAAGTAAACGTTCTAATCACTGACAAAACAGGAACTTTAACCGAAGGAAAGCCATCTTTAGAACATATAGAAACCGTTAATAATTCTTCTGAAAATATTATTTTAAAACTAGCTTATTCATTAAATCAAAATTCAGAACATCCTCTATCAAGTGCTGTTATCAAGAAAGCAAAAGCCGATCATATTTCAGCCGAAAAAGTTGAAAAATTCGAAAATATTTCAGGTAAAGGCGTGAAAGGAATCATTAATGGCAAAACCGTTTATTTAGGAAACGAAAATCTTTTAGTTTCCAATGGAATTCAAATTCCGGAAAATTTAAAATTAAAAGCGAAAGAAGTTCAGTCAAAAGCACATACACTTTCTTATATTGCTCAGGAAAATGAAGCTTTAGGTTTTGTAAGTTTCAGCGATAAAATTAAAGAAAGTTCCAGAAAAGCTGTTCAACATTTAATGAATGAAGGAATCGAAGTAATTATGATGACCGGTGACAACGAAAATACCGCAAAAGCTGTTGCAGATGAATTAGGAATTAAAAATTACAAAGCAAGCTGCCTTCCGGAAGACAAATTAAATGAAGTAAAAAAACTTCAGGAACAGGGAAAAATTGTAGCCATGACTGGAGACGGAATTAATGACTCTCCTGCTTTAGCACAATCCAACGTCGGAATTGCAATGGGAACTGGAACCGATGTCGCGATAGAAACTGCAGAAATTACGTTACTGAAAGGTGATATTTTAGGAATTGTGAAAGCAAAAATCTTAAGTGAAAAACTCTTGAGAAATATCAAAGAAAACTTATTCTTTGCTTTTATCTACAATGTTTTAGGAATCCCGGTTGCGGCAGGATTGTTATATCCATTTTTCGGGATTTTATTATCGCCCATGATTGCGGCGGCGGCAATGAGCTTGAGTTCTTTATCGGTGATTTTAAACTCATTACGACTGAATTCTGTGGATTTGGAAATTAAATAA
- a CDS encoding MATE family efflux transporter, which translates to MSFLNKNYTKEALTLALPVMLTQVGQVSVNLFDNIIVGKLLGADALASVSLGNAVFFSMFVLALGFSFAIPPLVSEAHSKNDHKTINSVFSHGFVINMTVGIILMLILFLGLPLLYHSGQPAKIIPDTVDFLWIMAISIVPFMAFQTLREVSEGLSYTIGVTKATIIANVINIVLNYVLIQGIWIFPEMGVKGSALASLIARIFMVVFLYFVLMKEPKTKQYIKEFSLKMQVFSKKMFEKMVRLGFPTALQMFFEVTAFAGAAFICGLISSHDIASHQIALSMASFTFNLCIGFSVASTVMIGRKLGEQNFVELRKIGINNLKISFLFMCFCGLILILGRNILPTFFTKPEEVEVIMLASKLMIIAALFQLSDGIQVTALGMLRGLQDVKIPSIITFIAYWLITIPLGYFLCVTLEMGAFGMWIALGLGLTISAFMLVKRFLNMSARRIKGNKI; encoded by the coding sequence ATGAGCTTTTTAAATAAAAATTACACGAAAGAAGCCTTAACGCTGGCTCTTCCGGTAATGTTGACGCAAGTTGGGCAGGTATCTGTCAACCTCTTTGATAATATCATTGTAGGAAAACTTTTAGGCGCAGACGCGTTGGCATCAGTTTCCTTGGGAAATGCTGTCTTTTTCTCAATGTTTGTTTTGGCATTGGGTTTTTCTTTTGCCATTCCGCCATTGGTCTCTGAGGCACATTCTAAAAATGACCACAAAACAATTAATTCAGTTTTCAGTCACGGTTTTGTCATCAACATGACGGTAGGAATTATTCTGATGTTGATCTTATTTTTAGGATTGCCACTACTCTATCATTCTGGCCAACCTGCAAAAATCATTCCTGATACGGTAGATTTCTTGTGGATTATGGCCATTAGTATTGTTCCGTTTATGGCATTTCAGACCTTAAGAGAGGTTTCTGAAGGTTTGTCATATACCATTGGAGTGACGAAAGCTACCATTATTGCTAACGTAATCAATATTGTCCTTAATTATGTATTGATTCAAGGAATTTGGATTTTCCCAGAAATGGGGGTAAAAGGTTCTGCTTTAGCAAGTTTAATTGCCAGAATTTTCATGGTTGTTTTTCTTTATTTTGTTTTGATGAAAGAGCCAAAAACAAAACAGTACATCAAAGAATTTTCATTAAAAATGCAGGTTTTTTCTAAGAAAATGTTCGAAAAAATGGTAAGATTAGGCTTCCCGACTGCTTTACAGATGTTTTTTGAGGTTACGGCTTTTGCTGGAGCGGCATTTATCTGCGGGCTGATTTCATCTCACGATATTGCTTCACACCAGATTGCTTTAAGTATGGCATCATTTACCTTTAATTTATGTATTGGTTTCAGTGTAGCTTCGACAGTTATGATTGGAAGAAAACTGGGCGAACAAAATTTTGTAGAATTAAGAAAAATAGGAATCAACAACCTGAAAATCTCATTTCTTTTTATGTGTTTTTGTGGACTAATCCTTATTTTAGGGAGAAATATCTTACCTACATTTTTCACAAAACCTGAAGAAGTGGAAGTAATTATGTTGGCTTCAAAACTAATGATTATTGCTGCATTATTCCAGCTTTCTGATGGAATTCAGGTGACTGCTTTAGGGATGTTGAGAGGTTTACAGGATGTGAAAATTCCTTCAATTATTACGTTTATTGCGTATTGGTTGATTACAATACCTTTAGGATATTTCCTTTGTGTAACTTTGGAAATGGGTGCTTTCGGAATGTGGATCGCACTTGGATTGGGATTAACAATCTCAGCTTTTATGCTTGTTAAACGTTTTCTTAATATGTCCGCCAGAAGGATTAAAGGAAATAAAATATAA
- a CDS encoding GNAT family N-acetyltransferase, with translation MSEIKFRDAKLEDLEKIVEIYNSTIESRMVTADTEPISMESRHQWFYEHTSERRPLWVIEDSENKMVGWVSFSSFYGRPAYNGTVEISIYMDESFRGKGYGKTTLQYCIDNAGKFGVKTLLGFIFLHNEPSIKLFQHFGFEDWGILPNVAVLDGVERSLKILGKRID, from the coding sequence ATGAGTGAAATTAAGTTCAGAGATGCAAAATTAGAAGACTTAGAAAAGATTGTTGAAATTTACAACTCGACCATAGAATCGAGAATGGTTACAGCAGATACAGAACCCATTTCTATGGAAAGCCGTCATCAATGGTTTTATGAGCATACTTCTGAGAGAAGACCGCTTTGGGTGATTGAAGATTCTGAAAATAAAATGGTGGGATGGGTAAGTTTTTCATCATTTTATGGCAGACCGGCTTACAACGGAACAGTTGAAATAAGCATCTATATGGATGAAAGCTTCCGAGGAAAAGGATATGGTAAAACAACCTTGCAATACTGTATCGACAATGCCGGAAAATTTGGAGTAAAAACTTTATTGGGTTTTATATTTCTGCACAACGAGCCAAGCATAAAACTCTTCCAGCATTTCGGTTTTGAAGATTGGGGGATTTTACCGAATGTCGCGGTTTTGGATGGAGTGGAAAGGAGTTTGAAAATTTTGGGAAAGAGAATTGATTAA